From Algoriphagus sp. NG3, the proteins below share one genomic window:
- a CDS encoding glycoside hydrolase family 2 protein, producing the protein MKKTLIFGACLLFAQQIATAQTTPYKPVEGKIMTEWATQVTPENVHQEYPRPQMTRENWVNLNGLWDYAIKPKGQAIPTSYDGEILVPFAVESALSGVGKEVGRGNELWYNTTFSTPKKSSKDKVLLHFGASDWETEVFVNGQSVGKHQGGYDPFEFDITQHLKSGKTQNLQVRVWDPSDDGPQPRGKQIKNPHAIWYTPVTGIWQTVWLETVPAAYISSLRNASDIQNQQILVTPEVTGASQGQQVKVTAWKDGSMLAEQTVKPSETAKLSIADAQLWEPRNPVLYDLKVELVDGKKVLDAVGSYAALREISMAPDEKGIQRMMLNGKFLFQYGPLDQGWWPDGLYTAPSHEAMVFDIQKTQDMGFNMIRKHVKVEPATWYHACDKMGLLVWQDMPSGDMGNGWEMKLAVLGEQTDRDRTPESEAIFREEWKEIMDDFYNFPSIVVWVPFNEAWGQFKTKEISEWTKEHDPSRLVNSASGGNFEMEGTKIAGDIIDLHNYPDAKMPDPKIYGKDNILVLGEFGGLGLPVDGHVWQQKDNWGYQSFKNQDELFDRYEGLIKRLGELVEAGLSAAVYTQTTDVEVETNGLMTYDRKVIKFDVSKMKSIHSPLYKK; encoded by the coding sequence ATGAAAAAAACACTGATTTTTGGCGCCTGTCTGCTTTTTGCACAGCAGATCGCAACAGCACAAACCACCCCTTACAAACCAGTAGAAGGCAAAATCATGACTGAGTGGGCCACTCAGGTTACCCCTGAAAATGTCCACCAGGAATATCCACGCCCTCAGATGACCCGGGAGAATTGGGTAAATTTAAACGGGCTATGGGACTATGCCATCAAGCCAAAAGGGCAGGCAATACCAACTAGCTATGATGGAGAAATTTTAGTGCCTTTCGCGGTTGAATCTGCCCTTTCAGGGGTAGGCAAGGAAGTTGGAAGGGGTAACGAACTTTGGTACAATACTACTTTTTCCACTCCAAAAAAATCCAGTAAAGATAAAGTGCTCTTGCATTTTGGTGCCTCAGACTGGGAAACGGAGGTTTTTGTCAACGGGCAAAGTGTAGGAAAACACCAAGGGGGATATGACCCTTTTGAGTTCGACATTACCCAACACCTCAAATCTGGAAAAACTCAGAATCTGCAGGTTCGGGTGTGGGATCCAAGTGACGACGGCCCTCAACCCCGGGGCAAGCAGATCAAGAATCCACATGCCATTTGGTACACGCCAGTAACTGGCATCTGGCAGACGGTTTGGCTCGAAACGGTGCCAGCTGCATATATTTCCAGCCTGAGAAATGCATCAGACATCCAAAATCAGCAGATATTGGTCACACCTGAAGTGACTGGAGCATCCCAAGGTCAGCAAGTGAAAGTAACCGCATGGAAAGACGGATCAATGCTGGCTGAGCAGACGGTAAAACCTTCCGAGACGGCTAAATTGTCCATAGCAGATGCCCAGCTATGGGAACCTAGAAATCCGGTGCTTTATGATTTGAAAGTAGAATTGGTAGATGGCAAAAAAGTGCTGGATGCAGTCGGAAGTTATGCTGCATTGAGGGAAATCAGCATGGCGCCGGATGAGAAAGGTATCCAGCGAATGATGTTAAATGGTAAGTTTTTATTTCAATATGGCCCGTTAGATCAAGGCTGGTGGCCTGACGGTCTCTATACTGCGCCCAGCCATGAAGCTATGGTATTTGACATTCAAAAGACCCAGGACATGGGCTTCAATATGATCAGGAAACACGTGAAAGTAGAGCCAGCCACCTGGTATCATGCCTGTGACAAGATGGGCTTACTCGTGTGGCAGGATATGCCGAGCGGGGATATGGGCAATGGCTGGGAGATGAAACTAGCCGTCCTCGGTGAGCAGACAGACCGCGATAGAACACCTGAATCGGAAGCGATTTTCCGGGAAGAATGGAAAGAGATCATGGATGATTTTTATAATTTCCCTTCGATCGTAGTTTGGGTCCCTTTCAATGAAGCATGGGGTCAGTTCAAAACCAAAGAAATTTCCGAATGGACCAAGGAGCATGATCCTTCTAGGCTTGTGAACAGTGCAAGCGGAGGAAACTTCGAAATGGAGGGCACCAAAATCGCGGGTGATATCATCGATTTACACAATTATCCTGATGCCAAAATGCCTGATCCAAAAATCTATGGCAAGGACAACATTCTTGTTTTAGGCGAATTTGGCGGATTAGGGCTTCCTGTGGATGGTCACGTATGGCAACAGAAAGACAACTGGGGCTATCAAAGCTTTAAGAACCAGGATGAGCTGTTTGACCGATACGAAGGTCTCATAAAAAGACTTGGCGAATTGGTGGAAGCCGGCCTTTCGGCGGCAGTCTATACCCAGACCACAGATGTGGAAGTGGAGACAAACGGGCTGATGACCTATGACAGAAAAGTCATCAAATTTGATGTCTCCAAAATGAAGAGCATACATTCCCCTCTTTACAAAAAATAA
- the radA gene encoding DNA repair protein RadA produces MAKIKTSFFCQNCGAQSPKWLGKCPSCGEWNTYVEEIVQKEESGKGSWKTPSSGTKKASTPKKIQEVNYEEQPRYVTGDAELDRVLGGGIVPGSLVLIGGEPGIGKSTLMLQIALILKEKKILYVSGEENEAQIKMRADRMAAKNPECYVLSETNTQHIFQQIEALKPDLLIIDSIQTLTSQYVESAAGSVSQVRECTAELMKFAKETGTPVFLIGHITKDGSIAGPKVLEHMVDTVLQFEGDRHMSYRILRTSKNRFGSTHELGIYEMRVEGLRPVANPSEILLTQREEVLNGVAIGAMMEGNRPLLIEIQSLVSPATYGTPQRSSTGHDAKRLNMLLAVLEKRGGMRLGQQDVFLNVAGGLRVDDPALDLAVCASLISSYEDTPVSEQICFAAEVGLGGEIRAVHRIENRIAEAEKLGFKKIIVSKYAVKGLDLGKYKIEVMAVSKLEEVYQKIF; encoded by the coding sequence ATGGCCAAAATCAAAACCTCTTTCTTCTGTCAAAACTGCGGTGCACAAAGTCCTAAATGGCTTGGCAAGTGTCCTTCTTGCGGGGAATGGAATACCTATGTAGAGGAAATTGTCCAAAAGGAAGAATCGGGCAAAGGATCATGGAAAACTCCTTCTTCGGGTACAAAAAAAGCCAGCACACCCAAGAAAATCCAAGAGGTGAATTATGAGGAACAGCCACGGTATGTCACGGGAGATGCGGAATTAGACCGCGTTCTGGGAGGTGGAATTGTACCCGGTTCGCTGGTGCTGATCGGTGGTGAACCTGGAATCGGAAAGTCCACGCTTATGCTGCAGATAGCCCTGATTCTTAAAGAAAAGAAAATTTTATATGTCTCCGGAGAGGAAAATGAAGCCCAGATAAAAATGCGTGCGGATCGTATGGCCGCAAAAAATCCTGAGTGCTATGTACTCTCTGAGACGAATACCCAACATATTTTCCAGCAGATTGAAGCGCTCAAACCCGATTTGTTGATTATAGATTCTATTCAAACACTCACCTCTCAATATGTAGAATCTGCCGCAGGCTCAGTCTCTCAGGTACGGGAATGTACTGCTGAGTTGATGAAGTTTGCCAAGGAAACCGGAACGCCAGTTTTCCTGATCGGCCATATCACCAAGGATGGGTCTATCGCAGGGCCAAAAGTATTGGAGCATATGGTGGATACCGTCTTGCAGTTTGAAGGGGACAGACATATGAGCTATAGGATCCTGAGGACTTCCAAAAACCGTTTTGGATCCACCCACGAATTGGGTATTTACGAGATGCGTGTTGAGGGTCTTCGTCCAGTCGCAAACCCTTCCGAAATTCTCCTAACCCAGCGTGAAGAAGTTTTAAACGGAGTAGCCATAGGGGCTATGATGGAAGGAAACCGCCCTTTGCTGATAGAGATACAATCCCTGGTAAGTCCCGCTACGTATGGAACTCCTCAGCGAAGCAGTACAGGTCACGATGCCAAGCGATTGAATATGTTGTTGGCAGTTTTGGAAAAGCGTGGTGGAATGCGCCTCGGTCAGCAAGATGTGTTCTTAAATGTCGCGGGAGGTCTACGTGTGGACGATCCTGCTTTGGATCTGGCAGTCTGTGCGTCATTGATTTCCAGTTACGAGGATACTCCTGTATCGGAGCAAATTTGCTTTGCTGCAGAAGTTGGCTTGGGAGGTGAAATACGGGCAGTGCATCGGATAGAAAACCGGATTGCAGAGGCTGAAAAATTGGGATTTAAAAAAATAATTGTTTCAAAATATGCTGTCAAAGGTCTTGATCTAGGGAAATACAAAATCGAGGTGATGGCTGTGAGTAAATTGGAAGAGGTTTATCAGAAGATATTCTGA
- a CDS encoding YgjV family protein, producing MKILIETIGYLAIAAGFFAATKKDMSRFRVWHLISNLFYVVYGVFLDSIPLIIAGTSFCIIHCYHLRKMRKKII from the coding sequence ATGAAAATACTGATAGAAACTATAGGTTATCTTGCTATAGCAGCAGGTTTTTTCGCTGCTACCAAAAAGGATATGAGTCGCTTTCGGGTTTGGCATTTGATCTCAAACCTTTTTTATGTGGTGTATGGAGTGTTCTTGGATTCTATTCCGCTGATCATTGCAGGTACCAGTTTTTGCATTATCCACTGCTATCATCTGAGAAAAATGAGGAAGAAAATCATCTGA
- a CDS encoding PDDEXK nuclease domain-containing protein — MKDFENLLTQIGKIHLQMQAYSSNAVNQALTVRNWLIGFYIVEFELEGKDRAVYGEGLIDQIAQRLSTIKGLDRRSLFRFRTFYLYYPQIGSFLKEKVNPFLPIVQEIGGLEKVGTLTPQLNSSQIVGSASPQFRTDLLVPGEKLLSKLSYSHLELLIPIADQMKRTFYELETIKGIWSVRELKRNINSLLFERSGLSSDPEKMNKVSQGNLPSVPTDIIKNIYAFDFLNLSGHELIEESDLEQALINNLQDFILELGHGFCFEARQKRILIGENYYFIDLVFYHRVLKCHVLVELKIGSFEHGDLGQLNTYVNFFKQEISESSDNPPIGILLVAEKDHALVKYATGGMDQNLFIQQYLIKLPTKEKFENYLISELRKLS; from the coding sequence ATGAAAGATTTTGAAAATCTGCTGACACAAATTGGTAAGATTCATTTACAGATGCAGGCCTATTCCTCTAATGCGGTGAACCAAGCTTTAACTGTGCGGAATTGGTTAATTGGATTCTACATAGTTGAGTTTGAGTTGGAGGGTAAAGACCGTGCTGTTTATGGCGAAGGACTTATCGACCAAATAGCTCAAAGACTTTCTACAATCAAAGGATTGGACAGAAGATCCTTATTTAGATTCCGCACTTTTTACCTTTATTACCCCCAAATCGGTTCCTTTCTAAAGGAGAAAGTCAACCCCTTTTTGCCGATAGTCCAGGAGATAGGAGGATTAGAAAAAGTGGGGACACTGACCCCACAATTAAACTCTTCTCAGATTGTGGGGTCAGCGTCCCCACAATTCCGTACAGATCTATTGGTTCCAGGAGAGAAACTGCTTTCGAAGCTGTCTTATTCACACCTAGAACTTCTTATACCAATAGCAGATCAAATGAAGAGGACTTTCTATGAATTAGAAACTATAAAAGGCATATGGAGTGTTAGAGAACTGAAAAGAAATATTAATAGCTTACTTTTTGAAAGATCAGGATTATCCTCAGATCCTGAAAAAATGAATAAGGTCTCACAAGGAAATCTACCTTCAGTTCCTACAGACATTATCAAGAATATATATGCATTTGATTTTCTGAATCTCAGTGGTCACGAACTGATTGAAGAGTCGGACTTAGAGCAAGCTTTGATTAATAATTTGCAGGACTTTATCTTAGAATTGGGTCATGGATTTTGCTTTGAGGCGAGGCAAAAACGGATATTGATTGGCGAAAACTATTATTTTATAGATTTGGTGTTTTATCATCGTGTTTTGAAATGCCACGTTCTTGTAGAATTAAAAATAGGATCCTTTGAGCATGGTGATCTAGGACAGCTCAATACTTACGTCAACTTTTTCAAACAAGAGATAAGTGAATCTAGCGATAACCCTCCAATTGGAATTTTATTGGTGGCAGAAAAAGATCATGCACTTGTGAAATATGCCACGGGAGGAATGGATCAAAATCTTTTCATCCAACAATACTTGATCAAACTTCCAACAAAAGAAAAATTTGAAAACTACCTAATAAGCGAATTAAGAAAACTTTCATAG
- a CDS encoding helix-turn-helix domain-containing protein, which translates to MGDFLLQLKMEGLTSRLKRLSDALLYSTRDLYKNEGLDIEPNWNLIFRMLQEDEKLTITEISARLQFSHPAVVKIVNKMKENGYVEADGDKDDKRKQILKLTTYAKQRIARLEPYWEAGTEVTAELLANSPNFMNELQEIENLLNQRSYKERALEKLNP; encoded by the coding sequence ATGGGTGATTTCTTACTTCAGCTTAAAATGGAGGGACTTACAAGCAGGCTTAAAAGGCTTAGTGATGCCTTGCTGTATAGCACCCGGGATCTTTACAAAAACGAAGGATTGGACATCGAGCCAAACTGGAATCTGATTTTCCGGATGCTTCAGGAAGATGAAAAACTGACTATTACAGAGATTTCTGCCAGACTGCAATTCTCCCATCCGGCGGTAGTCAAGATTGTAAACAAGATGAAGGAAAATGGCTATGTGGAGGCTGACGGGGACAAGGATGACAAAAGGAAGCAAATCCTAAAGCTCACGACATATGCTAAACAACGGATTGCCCGACTTGAACCCTACTGGGAAGCCGGCACTGAGGTGACGGCAGAGCTGCTGGCCAACAGTCCAAATTTTATGAACGAATTACAGGAAATAGAAAACCTTCTTAATCAAAGAAGCTACAAGGAGAGAGCTTTGGAAAAATTGAATCCATGA
- a CDS encoding cyclase family protein: MDKRVKFDFEFYFTNGGSIKGEDFRLDIAGDDISDKELADYIIEDLRLLMVGRAIILNKEILVEPHKRKPIDLSTGKDLLVDLSHTIEDGLVTYKGLPAPIICDYLSRADSRQFYEEGTTFQIGKIEMVTNTGTYIDCPFHRYENGKDLSEIGLEAFTDLEAVVIRVPHTQTLEITEKHLENFEIRNRAVLIHTGWDTHWNTEKYYENHPYLTEGAAQYLKDCSVKLVGIDSHNIDCTAGKTRPVHSILLGSEILIVEHLCNLNLLPGDGFTFSAIPPKFKGAGTFPVRAMAKLKKVD, from the coding sequence ATGGACAAAAGAGTAAAATTCGATTTTGAGTTCTATTTCACCAACGGAGGGAGCATCAAAGGAGAGGATTTTCGACTGGATATCGCCGGAGACGATATTTCGGACAAAGAACTTGCAGACTACATCATCGAAGACCTAAGGCTGCTTATGGTGGGCCGGGCTATTATTTTGAACAAAGAGATTCTGGTAGAACCTCACAAACGGAAACCCATCGATCTAAGCACAGGGAAGGATCTGCTGGTAGATCTGAGCCATACCATCGAAGATGGGTTGGTGACCTACAAAGGCCTACCTGCTCCTATCATCTGCGACTACCTGAGCAGAGCGGATTCACGGCAATTCTATGAAGAAGGAACAACCTTCCAGATCGGAAAAATAGAAATGGTAACCAACACCGGCACCTATATAGACTGTCCTTTTCATCGCTATGAAAATGGTAAAGACCTTTCGGAGATAGGACTGGAAGCTTTTACTGACCTAGAGGCTGTGGTGATCCGTGTCCCCCACACGCAAACCTTGGAAATAACTGAAAAGCATCTGGAAAACTTTGAAATCCGAAATCGGGCAGTATTGATCCACACAGGCTGGGATACCCACTGGAATACGGAAAAATACTATGAAAATCATCCTTACCTCACGGAAGGTGCAGCACAGTATTTAAAAGATTGCTCGGTCAAATTGGTAGGCATTGATTCCCACAACATCGACTGCACAGCGGGAAAGACCAGACCCGTTCACTCTATTCTTTTGGGTTCTGAAATCCTGATTGTGGAGCATCTCTGCAACCTTAACCTGCTGCCTGGAGATGGGTTTACCTTCAGCGCCATCCCTCCAAAATTCAAAGGAGCAGGCACATTTCCCGTCAGGGCAATGGCCAAATTGAAAAAAGTAGACTAG
- a CDS encoding aldose epimerase family protein, with protein sequence MNNHFNKILGAAALGVLLYSCENKPKQETKVEEPAQEQVFGTTYQDKNVETYEIKNANGIKMKVTNFGARVTHLWVPDKDGNPVDVVLGFETLDEYLKSSEKYFGAAIGRYGNRIANGKFTLDGEEYTLPQNNNGQTLHGGPGGMDYVIWEVEKSGDNSLVFSYTSPEGEEGFPGELKVKMIYSLTDDNEFKVTYEAETDKATPVNLTHHSFFNLSGAGNGNVLDHTLQLNASKYTPVNDVLIPTGEVATVKGTPFDFTSATQIGERIDQENEQLKFGGGYDHNWVLDKSGSELTQAAVISSPQTGIEMEVWTTEPAIQFYSGNFLDGTIKGKGEKVYELRSAFCLETQHYPDSPNQPNFPSTVLKPDEKYEQTCIYKFGTK encoded by the coding sequence ATGAATAATCATTTTAACAAAATTCTTGGCGCAGCAGCGCTGGGAGTTTTACTTTACAGTTGCGAGAACAAACCTAAACAAGAAACCAAAGTTGAAGAACCTGCGCAAGAGCAGGTCTTTGGCACAACCTATCAAGATAAAAACGTGGAAACATACGAGATCAAAAATGCCAATGGCATCAAAATGAAAGTCACCAATTTCGGTGCAAGAGTTACCCACCTGTGGGTCCCAGACAAAGACGGTAATCCGGTGGATGTAGTCCTTGGATTTGAAACCTTAGATGAGTATCTGAAAAGCAGCGAAAAGTATTTCGGTGCAGCTATAGGAAGATATGGAAACAGGATTGCCAACGGTAAATTCACCTTGGATGGAGAAGAATATACCTTACCGCAAAACAACAACGGGCAGACGCTACATGGAGGCCCAGGAGGGATGGACTATGTGATTTGGGAGGTAGAAAAGTCGGGGGATAATTCGCTGGTTTTCAGCTACACCTCGCCTGAGGGAGAGGAAGGTTTTCCGGGTGAACTAAAAGTAAAAATGATTTACTCGCTTACAGATGACAATGAATTTAAAGTGACCTATGAAGCTGAAACTGATAAAGCTACTCCGGTAAACTTGACCCACCATTCCTTCTTCAATCTAAGTGGTGCCGGAAATGGGAATGTACTGGATCACACCCTTCAGCTGAATGCCAGCAAGTATACCCCAGTAAATGATGTCCTCATTCCTACCGGAGAAGTGGCTACAGTGAAAGGAACACCGTTTGATTTTACTTCGGCTACCCAGATCGGAGAACGTATTGATCAGGAAAACGAGCAGTTGAAATTCGGTGGTGGATATGACCACAACTGGGTGCTGGACAAGTCAGGAAGCGAACTGACCCAAGCCGCAGTGATTTCTTCTCCACAGACGGGAATCGAAATGGAGGTGTGGACAACTGAGCCGGCGATCCAGTTTTATAGTGGGAATTTTCTGGATGGAACTATCAAAGGAAAAGGAGAAAAAGTCTATGAACTGAGATCGGCATTTTGCCTGGAAACCCAGCATTATCCTGATTCCCCTAATCAGCCTAATTTCCCTTCTACGGTGCTGAAACCGGACGAGAAATACGAACAGACTTGTATTTATAAGTTTGGGACGAAATAA
- a CDS encoding glycoside hydrolase family 43 protein codes for MNTSMTPLRAGILLLLLTVVTQISFAQNRGFDNPVLAGDRPDPTVIKIGNYYYASATSNEWAPLFPIFKSTDLINWELVNYIFPDGAPEWAKNNFWAPELSFDEEQGKIYAYYTARDKESNRLSVAVASADSPESKFTDHGPLVAQEFGSIDAFEARDENGKIYVLWKEDGNSKGQKTPIWAQEVNNERTELIGEMHELFRNDQPWEGGLVEGVAIFQKNGYFYATYSARGCCEITCDYVTGVARSKSLLGPWEKYEMNPVLKDNDNWKCAGHGTVVEKDGDFWMLYHAYNTEGSVYVGRQGVLEKIEWTDNNWPVLANNAGYERSKASLEFTDNFKRRLDPVWQWRVTQDIQYETGKKGLKLQASEENENLGTLLVQGTKSLDYHYEATVAPDGIAAAGLAVIGGANNGFGAPPAGMGISVKGNQLILWETINQQTREIATETIPTGKEVKLILSMKEGYKMTTSALIDGQTIQVGEEQDVKHLVPWGMGFRLGLVAKGATDSYAHFKEVRIY; via the coding sequence ATGAATACCTCAATGACACCCCTGAGAGCTGGGATTCTACTACTACTGCTAACTGTGGTAACACAGATATCTTTTGCCCAGAACCGAGGTTTTGACAATCCGGTTTTAGCTGGAGACCGTCCAGACCCAACGGTGATCAAAATCGGAAATTATTACTATGCTTCCGCTACTTCCAATGAATGGGCTCCACTTTTCCCGATTTTCAAATCGACTGATTTGATCAACTGGGAGTTGGTGAATTACATTTTCCCAGATGGAGCTCCAGAATGGGCCAAGAACAATTTTTGGGCACCGGAGCTTTCCTTCGATGAGGAGCAAGGAAAAATCTACGCCTACTATACCGCGAGAGATAAGGAAAGTAACAGACTCAGTGTAGCTGTGGCAAGTGCGGATTCTCCTGAAAGTAAGTTTACCGACCATGGCCCATTAGTTGCTCAGGAATTTGGCTCCATTGACGCTTTTGAAGCACGCGACGAAAACGGCAAAATCTATGTGCTGTGGAAAGAGGATGGAAATAGCAAGGGTCAGAAAACTCCCATCTGGGCGCAGGAAGTCAACAATGAGAGGACAGAATTAATCGGTGAGATGCATGAACTATTCCGCAATGACCAGCCTTGGGAAGGCGGACTTGTAGAAGGGGTGGCAATTTTTCAGAAAAACGGATACTTCTATGCCACTTATTCTGCACGTGGATGCTGTGAGATCACCTGTGATTATGTTACCGGAGTTGCCCGAAGCAAATCGCTTTTAGGCCCTTGGGAAAAATACGAAATGAACCCGGTATTGAAAGATAATGACAACTGGAAATGTGCCGGCCATGGAACTGTCGTAGAGAAAGACGGGGATTTTTGGATGCTTTACCATGCATATAATACAGAAGGATCGGTGTATGTAGGCCGTCAGGGAGTGTTGGAGAAAATCGAGTGGACAGACAATAACTGGCCTGTTTTGGCAAATAATGCAGGTTACGAGAGAAGCAAAGCCTCCTTGGAATTCACGGACAATTTCAAAAGACGGTTGGATCCGGTGTGGCAATGGAGGGTAACGCAGGATATACAATACGAAACAGGAAAAAAAGGGCTTAAACTCCAAGCTTCTGAGGAAAATGAGAACTTGGGAACATTATTGGTGCAAGGCACAAAATCTTTGGATTATCACTACGAAGCCACCGTGGCCCCTGATGGTATTGCAGCAGCTGGATTGGCCGTAATTGGTGGAGCAAATAACGGTTTCGGGGCTCCACCTGCAGGGATGGGCATTTCAGTGAAAGGAAATCAACTGATACTTTGGGAAACTATCAATCAACAGACCAGGGAAATAGCCACTGAAACCATACCAACAGGCAAAGAAGTCAAGTTGATTTTAAGCATGAAGGAGGGTTATAAAATGACTACATCAGCCTTGATAGACGGCCAAACTATCCAAGTTGGTGAGGAGCAGGATGTAAAGCATTTAGTCCCATGGGGAATGGGCTTCCGCCTTGGTTTGGTTGCCAAAGGAGCGACAGATTCTTATGCCCATTTCAAGGAAGTGAGGATTTATTGA
- a CDS encoding efflux transporter outer membrane subunit: protein MKSLIYKIAIILSIGWLAACKASEDIGTPVDVFPETFRGNEASVDSTDASILWNEFFIDPNLISLIERGLERNNNLMIARKNIEVAQLNFKRAKWGNVPEFDLLVTANSSRFSDNSLNGISTDLFLERKSLEDYQLQGLLSWEADIWGKIRRQTQTALAEYLETGEAAKALQTGVVASIAKSYYNLLKLDAQLEVAEQNLELSKRTKEIIDLQFASALVTTLAKDQATAQLKQAEQLIPYLEGEIAVEENTLSILTGVAPSSIERGVFQENLASVIGTGVPADLLSERPDVKAAELGLQAANGKVGVAKAMMYPSLRITASTGLNAFEAVNWFNFPGSVFGVVGGSLAQPVLNRRRLKTNLQTEQIQREQQIYTFQETVLTAIKEVSDAMVRIEKTAERQDVASSRVEALEHAVDNADLLFENGVANYLEVITAQGNLLQSQLDLLEIRSAKLYASIDLYRALGGGWH from the coding sequence ATGAAATCTTTAATATATAAAATAGCGATAATCCTGTCTATAGGATGGCTGGCTGCATGCAAGGCATCTGAAGACATAGGTACGCCTGTGGATGTTTTTCCGGAAACATTCAGGGGCAATGAGGCATCGGTGGATTCTACCGATGCCTCAATTCTCTGGAATGAGTTTTTTATTGATCCAAATCTCATTTCATTGATCGAACGGGGACTGGAAAGAAACAATAATCTGATGATCGCCAGAAAGAACATCGAAGTAGCGCAGTTGAATTTTAAGCGGGCTAAATGGGGCAATGTCCCTGAATTTGATCTCTTGGTGACGGCTAATTCCTCCCGTTTTTCAGACAACTCCCTGAATGGAATCAGTACGGATTTATTTCTGGAGCGGAAAAGTCTGGAAGATTACCAGCTTCAGGGTTTGCTAAGCTGGGAAGCTGATATCTGGGGTAAAATACGCCGGCAAACCCAGACCGCTCTTGCCGAATACCTAGAAACCGGTGAGGCTGCCAAGGCTTTGCAGACGGGAGTGGTAGCTTCCATAGCCAAAAGCTACTATAATCTGCTCAAACTTGATGCGCAGTTGGAAGTGGCAGAGCAAAACCTAGAACTCAGCAAGCGGACAAAGGAGATCATTGATCTGCAGTTTGCCTCAGCATTGGTTACTACGCTGGCAAAAGACCAAGCTACTGCGCAGCTGAAGCAGGCAGAGCAGTTGATCCCTTATCTGGAAGGGGAAATAGCGGTAGAGGAAAATACGCTCAGCATATTGACCGGAGTCGCTCCTAGCTCAATCGAGCGGGGTGTGTTTCAGGAAAATCTGGCAAGTGTGATCGGGACGGGGGTTCCTGCTGATCTCCTGAGTGAGCGTCCGGATGTAAAAGCAGCCGAACTGGGGCTGCAGGCAGCCAATGGAAAGGTGGGCGTGGCCAAAGCGATGATGTATCCTTCTCTCCGAATCACTGCGTCCACCGGACTCAATGCTTTTGAGGCTGTAAATTGGTTTAACTTTCCGGGATCGGTATTTGGCGTGGTGGGCGGAAGCTTGGCTCAGCCTGTGTTGAACAGGAGAAGGCTGAAAACCAATCTGCAGACGGAGCAAATCCAGCGGGAGCAGCAAATTTACACTTTTCAGGAAACAGTCCTGACTGCCATAAAGGAAGTGTCTGATGCGATGGTGCGGATAGAAAAGACAGCCGAGCGGCAGGATGTAGCTTCTTCACGTGTGGAGGCCCTGGAGCATGCCGTGGACAATGCCGATCTCCTGTTTGAAAATGGCGTTGCCAATTACCTGGAAGTAATTACAGCACAGGGGAATCTGCTTCAAAGCCAATTGGATCTGCTGGAAATAAGAAGTGCCAAGCTTTATGCTTCCATTGACCTTTATAGGGCTTTGGGTGGGGGCTGGCACTGA